CTTGTTCAGAAGAAATTGAATGTAAGTTAACAATCTTCTcttgtttaatttttggttgcttgattttttttttggatgattgCTAAATTGtgttcttgtgtttgtttttgcagaCGATTTTTCCAGGATTGTGgttgaatgaagaagaagtgacGATTGATTCGTATAATGGAGCTTAGGAAACAACATGAAAGGTTTTTACTCTGTAGGATAATATGTATCTCTCTGTTCTTGTTCTACTCTTTGAGACATTCTCAAGTTTAGCAATTTTTCTGGTTTCTGATcctttgttgttattgttgtaaAGCAGATTACTGGGAATCTTATCATTCATTCACTAATTGTAATCTCCAGCTGTTTGTTCTTTTAGTAATGCAGTTGCTTCAAtattgtttctctcttcttgttctaCTTTGAGACCTTCTCAAGTTTAGCtatgtttagtttagttaagAAATTCTTCACCAGTCTAATTGTAgctgtttgtttctttaatgaTGCAGTTGCTTTACTTTAAAAAGGTTTCTTGAATCTTGTCCATATAGTCTCTCTACTCTTATTATTGTTGCCATTGTTGGTATGTTGATTGCTACAGATCTTTAACACAGATACTTCTTCTCGAGTATGTTTCATGGCTCGCTTCCGTTGTTTGTTTTACCAATGGTACATTGAGCTATGTCAGTGGAGGGCTCGAACAAGCTTTCTTGTACACAACATCTCACATCTCTGAGGTTAGAGATGGTTTCTTTGTTGAATATCCAGATTACTTGATTATCACTGAAGTTTAGGACCTTGCGTTTTGTGTGGTTTCCTGATGCATCCATATGTGTTGTGTGATGACTTGACAGGTTTTAGACAAGAATCTTTGTACGATATTCACAAATCACCAATAAGCTTCACGCAGTTTTCTTCCTTTCTACTAAGTCGATTTTactaacctttttttttttctctattccAGGTTCAGATATGCCTACAAAGATTTAATGAAACTATAAGGTAACACATACTTACTTAAGCCATGTACAAATACCTCTTTAAGTATTATGATATTGCTTCCGGTAGTAGTGAGTGGCTCACCACAATCTTTAGACAGATTATGTCTTCCATTATTTTATTCGAATAACTTCAACTTCTCCCCACCAACTTATGACATTTATTCGATACTTCAactttccattcttcttctaaaaGCAAAGTCTTGAAGATCATTTTTCACTCACTTgactttttttatcttctttccaAACTATGATATGCACAGAGGCTCTTCAGCGGATTTCGTTCTCGAGTGATCTTGGTCAATCGGATAAAGCACCACCACCTGTGATAGAGCCATCAGGCCTTATCCGAAGAGACGAAACTCTTCTTGATTCATCAAACTCGGACTTCGAGTTCCATATCTCAAACAGCTTTGATCCAGGAGACTCCTCACCAGCGGATGAGATCTTTGCAGACGGTATGATCCTTCCTTTCCATGTAACTGCAGCTTCGACCGTGCCAAAACGTCTCTACAAGTACGAACTCCCTCCCATTACATCCTCCCTTTCTCCATCTCCTCTCTCGCCACAACCGTTACCCACAAAACACAGCGAAAAGGAAACCAACGGGAGAGCAAGTGGAGCAAACTCTGACTCAGAAGCAGAGAAGTCATCAAAGTCGTTTTGGAGTTTCAAGAGAAGCTCCAGCCTCAACTGCGACATAAAGAAGAGTCTCATCTGTTCGTTTCCTCGGCTGACAAGAAGCAACTCTACAGGTTCGGTTACTAATTCTAAGAGAGCAATGCTGAGAGATGTTAACAACCATAGGCCCTCTTCTCGGTCCTCTTGCTGCAATGCGTATCAGTTCAGACCTCAAAAGCACACAGGAAAGAAAGGTGAAGGAGGAGGAAGCTTCTCCGTCATTCCAGTCCTCAATGGTCCATCTACATTTGGGTTAGGATCGATCTTACGCCATTCGAATTCGAAAGATAAGacgaagacaaagaagaagaagaacaagaagtaGATGATAAGAGATGTTCAGAGTTTCGATCAattatttttcctcttttgattGTGTCTACAAATTGTTGGAGTTTTGTTTGTACACATTTTAATAGTAGATGGTCACAGCAGCAAGAGATTATCAGAGTTTTCGATCAattatttttcctcttttcatttttgatgtgtgttttttctCGAACTTGTACACATTTTTTGGTGTAACTGCCATAGTTTTTTGGTTGCTTCAATATCTCGAATTGGACACAATCTTGATGACCGATGAGACGACACAATCAGACTTAAGTGGTCATGTTTATCTTACGGAGCGGACTAAACCATTAGCCTATACCATCCTATCTTTGGGGCGGAAAACAGACCCCTACGGACCAAGTTCATTTATGCGTACAACCGGTCCGTACTTGGTCAATGGCAGatttagttataatatttatccGCACCACCACGTACTGCAAGTTAAGAATGGTAAACTAATAAATAACAGtcaaatttacaaaactgTTTTGTTAGTCCCATCTGCAACAAACCCTTCGAAGCCTCAATATCAAGTTTTGTTGACACAAAAGACTTGTTTCATCCGATTCAGAGATAAGTAAGATGTGGGTAACACCAATGTCATACAAACCAGAGATTGGTGcacatatatttcaaaattttaaagctGACTTAATATAGAGGAATTTATTTATGGAATAAGGTATGACCATTGACCAACACTAAACATCTGTTAGAAGGGTAGTTAAAAAGCCAAGTCCAACCTGACCCATTCTTATTTAagttatttaataattttagattaacataaacataattttgtgttAGAAGATAGGACATGACATGTCCCCCATTTTTTCACTAAGAAAAATCACCAGTTTTGTTTTCCAccaacaattttcaaatttcctctaaaattttattttgatcatttttgttgtttgtaaaaatattaCGTAGGTTTGAATAGATGGTGACACAACGATAACTTTAGCACAAATCACTTGCTCTTGtatcttgatttttgttcaGTTTTACATGTAAGCCTTgtaaacatataattattgTACACGAAAACTTACGTAGATCATATTAAAATCGGGATATAAACAGATACATAATTGTTACAATCGTAGAGAAAAGATGGCCTTGAGAACATAGTTTCACTTTCAAACGCGCAAGTGATGCTATCTGAGATCAATGACATCAAACTTGAGATTTGGGTTCATGTAAACTTCCTTACAGGTATTGTAAATTGGCCCTCCGTCCTCCGGTGAACTGTGCGCATGAAACCCACGCCGGTCACAATTCCTTATCACCGTCATTCCTCCCGGCGTCGTCAGCCGAAATATTCCGTGATTCCTACATCAACGAAAAGAATCTTCTTAGGCATTATACTTTCTCGAATAATTTCATTTCTGATACTTCTGGTCTTTTGCTAGTTTAGTACCTTGAAGAGTCTTGTGGCGCCATAACGATTGCCACAGCTTCTGGTAACATAATCTGAAAACATTGTAACTCCATCGGTTGATATCGTTCTATATGcattatatactaatttttgaAAGTAGATAGAAAGATGTTGTCCGTACCTGGTATGAATAGTGTGTGTGAACATCAATGGATGACATGAAACAAGACTGTGTCGGATGCGTCTGTTGAAATGAAGACAGTGATTAACGAGTCAGTAcagaaataaatgaaaagaatgaTACCGTATTACCAAAGAACTGATATTCAAGCATAAAGCAATAAAAGCTAGtgaaataaaatcatatattactCACATGAATCCATCCGAGTGGGAAAAGGGATTGCTTGTCCTGTACTTCAAATATCTCTTCTTCGTTCGTGGCCTGACACTGAAAAAGAGCGAGCCAGGAGTAAGTGAATGTATACGAGGAAACTGGGTTGATATAACGAAAAAAGACTGAGCTTACCGAGTCAGATGTCGATTCCTGCTTTGGTATGATGAGAGCTGTAATGtaaaattttctgtttttctgcACAAAAGTGATTCACAAATCATTATTGCTGATCCATTTTTCATTAGCTAAATGTCAATATCGCATTTTCcaatttgaaaaatgtaagGACTTACTAGTGAACCGGCAAGAATACCACACGTCTCTAAATTCTTTTTAGTGTTTGACTTGGCAAGCCTCATAAAGGTATCCATCATTGAAGTCGCCTGCAAATAAAGGTGAATATGAAATTATGAGGACAATTGGGTAACAGAACAAAGAGACAGTGGTTGTTTGCAAACTTATTCTCAGTCTCATCTTATTTATTAGACAAAGTAGCAATAGTTTAGCCACTAGTCCTACGTTAAAGTccagaaaattaaataaacatatgTGTTGAAATCCCATGGTTGGATAAACCATATATGATGCATGTGTTTACTAGACACATCCACACAAGTCTAGTGTTACATAGGATAAGCTATGAAACACGATAAATCCTTCATGATAAATCAGCATAATAACAAAGATAAGAGAAATAT
This sequence is a window from Arabidopsis thaliana chromosome 1 sequence. Protein-coding genes within it:
- a CDS encoding uncharacterized protein (unknown protein; BEST Arabidopsis thaliana protein match is: unknown protein (TAIR:AT3G18300.1); Has 89 Blast hits to 89 proteins in 11 species: Archae - 0; Bacteria - 2; Metazoa - 0; Fungi - 0; Plants - 86; Viruses - 0; Other Eukaryotes - 1 (source: NCBI BLink).) — its product is MICTEALQRISFSSDLGQSDKAPPPVIEPSGLIRRDETLLDSSNSDFEFHISNSFDPGDSSPADEIFADGMILPFHVTAASTVPKRLYKYELPPITSSLSPSPLSPQPLPTKHSEKETNGRASGANSDSEAEKSSKSFWSFKRSSSLNCDIKKSLICSFPRLTRSNSTGSVTNSKRAMLRDVNNHRPSSRSSCCNAYQFRPQKHTGKKGEGGGSFSVIPVLNGPSTFGLGSILRHSNSKDKTKTKKKKNKK